A single region of the Devosia sp. FJ2-5-3 genome encodes:
- a CDS encoding inorganic phosphate transporter has translation MSKSALDKDLQRVTGLETATHNLSRSLAAPGIALVFLLVAAVWASFSVAQGPTSYIVIIGAIIAGYMALNVGANDVANNMGPAVGSRALSMGGALIIAGIFEAAGALLAGGDVVNTVARDLLTTPDIETATFIMVMMAALLASALWVNLATYIGAPVSTTHAVVGGVVGAGIASAGFGVVNWPTIGAIAASWVISPVLGGIAAAALLSIIMATITNRIDKISAALVWVPIFVAAMTGVFAMYLATKGLSRIWSPDLVTTIVLGVAFSALGWIIAMPWVRKQSLKMENRKKHVATLFRLPLIVSAALLSFAHGANDVANAIGPLAAIVTAVETGHGEVAGVSLPFWVLAIGAVGISLGLALFGPRLIRTVGEQITKLNEIRAFCAALSAAVTVLVASALGMPVSSTHIAVGAVFGVGFLREYHSRRDMEGTAIPVNAKFVDSSQLNATPEEALANARKAESRLLVRRHHVYSIAAAWVVTVPASAILSGLLFLGLTLIIG, from the coding sequence ATGAGCAAAAGCGCGCTGGACAAGGACCTGCAACGGGTAACCGGTCTCGAGACGGCTACCCACAATCTGAGCAGGTCCCTTGCCGCTCCCGGCATCGCCTTGGTCTTCCTGCTGGTGGCAGCGGTGTGGGCAAGCTTTTCGGTGGCCCAGGGCCCCACCAGCTATATCGTCATCATTGGCGCCATCATCGCCGGCTATATGGCGCTCAATGTCGGCGCCAATGACGTGGCCAACAATATGGGCCCGGCCGTGGGCTCGCGGGCACTGAGCATGGGCGGCGCCCTGATCATCGCCGGCATCTTCGAGGCGGCTGGCGCGCTATTGGCGGGCGGCGACGTGGTGAACACCGTTGCCCGGGATTTGCTGACGACGCCGGATATCGAAACGGCGACCTTCATCATGGTGATGATGGCGGCCCTGCTCGCTTCGGCGCTGTGGGTGAACCTGGCGACCTATATCGGCGCGCCTGTCTCGACGACCCATGCGGTGGTCGGGGGCGTCGTCGGCGCCGGCATCGCTTCCGCCGGCTTCGGCGTCGTCAACTGGCCGACCATCGGCGCCATCGCAGCAAGCTGGGTCATTTCCCCCGTGCTGGGCGGCATCGCCGCGGCGGCCTTGCTGTCCATCATCATGGCCACGATTACCAACCGGATCGACAAGATCTCCGCCGCCCTGGTCTGGGTGCCGATCTTCGTGGCGGCGATGACCGGCGTCTTTGCCATGTATCTGGCGACCAAGGGCCTGAGCCGCATCTGGTCGCCCGATTTGGTGACCACGATTGTCCTGGGCGTGGCCTTTTCGGCGCTCGGCTGGATCATCGCCATGCCGTGGGTGCGCAAGCAATCCCTCAAGATGGAAAACCGGAAAAAGCACGTCGCGACGCTGTTCCGCCTGCCCCTCATCGTATCCGCAGCCCTGCTCTCTTTCGCCCATGGCGCCAATGACGTGGCGAATGCCATCGGCCCGCTGGCGGCTATCGTAACGGCGGTGGAGACGGGACATGGCGAAGTCGCGGGGGTGTCCCTGCCCTTCTGGGTGCTGGCCATCGGCGCCGTCGGTATCTCGCTGGGCCTGGCCCTTTTCGGACCCCGCCTCATCCGCACCGTCGGCGAGCAGATCACGAAGCTCAATGAAATTCGTGCCTTCTGCGCGGCACTGTCGGCGGCGGTTACCGTATTGGTCGCCTCAGCGCTCGGCATGCCCGTGTCCTCGACCCATATCGCGGTCGGTGCCGTGTTCGGCGTCGGGTTCCTGCGCGAATATCACTCGCGGCGCGACATGGAAGGCACTGCCATTCCGGTGAATGCCAAATTCGTTGATTCCAGCCAGCTCAACGCCACGCCGGAAGAGGCGCTGGCCAATGCCCGCAAGGCCGAGAGCCGCCTCCTCGTGCGCCGGCACCACGTCTACAGCATTGCAGCTGCCTGGGTGGTGACCGTGCCGGCCTCGGCCATCTTGTCGGGCCTGCTGTTCCTGGGATTGACCCTGATTATCGGCTAG